A genomic region of Hevea brasiliensis isolate MT/VB/25A 57/8 unplaced genomic scaffold, ASM3005281v1 Scaf330, whole genome shotgun sequence contains the following coding sequences:
- the LOC131177100 gene encoding uncharacterized protein LOC131177100, with product MEIAQAFDIFPLNDAHFPPFLGKNEEDETMLLLDAAFAEELQFQEALKASLITCQMPTSGTSAKPSVHVEVRGESSMGFCENCLGKKENDQLIKNGNCRHPICLECISKHVEAKIKLGMKTFTCPGLNCECVLQLETFKNVLSKDVLNLWEKALSTKLVPKLTCRSVHFIVENAAFTWVGFWCW from the coding sequence ATGGAAATAGCCCAAGCCTTTGATATTTTTCCTCTAAATGATGCCCACTTCCCACCTTTCTTGGgcaaaaatgaagaagatgagactATGCTACTCTTAGATGCTGCATTTGCAGAAGAATTGCAGTTCCAGGAGGCTTTGAAGGCCTCTCTGATCACTTGTCAAATGCCAACTTCTgggacaagtgccaagccatcgGTTCATGTGGAAGTAAGAGGAGAATCCTCTATGGGTTTCTGCGAAAATTGCCTGGGGAAAAAAGAAAATGATCAGCTGATCAAGAATGGGAACTGTCGTCACCCAATTTGCTTGGAATGTATAAGCAAGCATGTGGAGGCAAAGATCAAATTGGGCATGAAGACTTTTACATGTCCAGGCTTGAACTGTGAATGTGTCTTACAATTGGAGACATTTAAGAATGTTCTCTCGAAGGATGTGCTCAACCTGTGGGAAAAGGCACTGTCTACGAAGCTGGTTCCAAAACTTACTTGCAGGTCAGTGCATTTTATAGTTGAAAATGCAGCATTTACTTGGGTTGGTTTTTGGTGTTGGTAG